A window from Deinococcus koreensis encodes these proteins:
- a CDS encoding arsenate reductase ArsC gives MPRLLILCTHNSARSQMAEGLTRRAALDAGLELDVFSAGTQATQVKEQAVAVMSEIGIDLGTHHSKTLHDLPDPWNFDYVVTVCDSAAEACPVYPARTVRLHYPFVDPSGGSLERWRAVRDQLRGQFGAFVAALQDGQPVPASYESSPALPVA, from the coding sequence ATGCCCCGCCTGCTGATCCTGTGCACCCACAACTCGGCCCGCAGTCAGATGGCCGAGGGGCTCACGCGGCGGGCCGCACTGGACGCCGGCCTGGAACTCGACGTCTTCAGCGCCGGCACCCAGGCCACCCAGGTCAAGGAGCAGGCCGTCGCGGTGATGAGCGAAATCGGCATCGACCTCGGAACCCACCACAGCAAGACGCTCCACGACCTACCGGATCCCTGGAACTTCGACTATGTCGTGACCGTGTGCGACAGCGCGGCCGAGGCCTGTCCGGTCTATCCGGCCCGCACCGTCCGGCTCCACTACCCCTTCGTCGATCCCTCGGGCGGCAGCCTGGAGCGCTGGCGGGCGGTGCGCGACCAGCTCCGGGGGCAGTTCGGCGCCTTCGTGGCCGCCCTGCAGGACGGTCAGCCCGTGCCGGCCAGCTACGAATCCAGCCCCGCCCTTCCCGTGGCCTGA